The DNA sequence CGACGGTGACCGTGCCGGTCGCGGCGTCGATACCGGTCACGTAGCGCGGCTGGCCGTCCGGCCCGGGCCCGGCGATGCCCAGACCCTTGCGCTGGCCGATGGTGAAGCCGTGCACCCCGTCGTGTTCAGCGAGCACCGATCCGCCGGTGTCCACCACAGCTCCGGGCCGTACTCCGATGTGACCGCCGAGGAAGGTGCGAGTGTCGCCGGTCGGGATGAAGCAGATGTCGTGACTGTCGGGCTTGCTCGCCACCGCCAGGCCGCGTTCGGCGGCTTCGGCGCGGATCTGCGGCTTGGGGGTGTCCCCGATCGGGAACGCCGCGTGCCGGAGCTGCTCGGCGGAGAGCACCGCGAGCACGTAGGACTGGTCCTTGTCGGCGTCCACCGCGCGGCGCAGTCGACCGTCGGCGAGCCGGGCATAGTGGCCGGTGGCCACCATGTCGAAACCCAGCGCCAACGCTCGGGCGGCCACCGCAGAGAACTTGATCTTCTCGTTGCACCGCATACACGGATTGGGGGTCTCGCCGCGGGCGTAGGACTCGACGAAGTCGTCGATCACCTCGTCCTTGAACTGCTCGGAGAAGTCCCACACATAGAACGGAATGCCCAGCACGTCGGCGACGCGGCGGGCGTCATCGGAATCCTCCCGCGAGCAGCACCCCCGCGAGCCGGTGCGAAGGGTGCCCGGGTTACGGGACAGCGCCAGATGCACACCGACCACCTCGTGGCCGGCGTCGACCATGCGGGCCGCCGCCACCGAGGAGTCCACTCCGCCGCTCATCGCGGCGACCACCTTCACCGGGCCACCCTCATCGCGCTCACTCCCGCGGCAGCCAGCATCGCCTGGCGGGCCCGGTCCACCGCGCCGGGCAGCACGGCCAGCACAGCGTCGACGTCACCGTCGACGCTGGTGTGCCCCAACGACAGTCGCAGCGATCCGCGGGCCGCGACCGGGTCGGCGCCCATCGCGGTCAGCACGTGCGAGGGCTGCGGCACACCGGCAGTGCAGGCAGATCCGGTGGAGCATTCGATGCCGTTGGCGTCCAGCAGCATCAGCAGCGAGTCGCCTTCGCAGCCGGCGAAGGTGAAGTGTGCGTTGCCGGGCAGGCGTTGGGTGCGCGACCCGTTGACCCGGGTGTCGTCGATCCTGGCGAGCACTCCGTCGATGAGCCGGTCGCGCAGGCCCGCAACCCGGTCGGCGGTGGCCTCCAACGAGTCCACGGCAACCTGGAGCGCCGCTGCCATGCCGACCGCTCCGGCGACATCGGCTGTGCCGGAACGGATGTCACGCTCTTGTCCCCCGCCGTGCGTGAGCGGGACGCAGGTCACGTCACGACGAATCAGCAGTGCGCCGGTCCCGCACGGCCCGCCGAACTTGTGGGCGGTCAGGCTCAGCGCGGACAGCCCGCTGGCGCCGAAGTCGACGGGCAGCTGCCCGACGGCCTGGACGGCGTCGGAGTGCATCGGCACCCCGAACTGCGTGGCGATCGCGGCCAGTTCAGCGACCGGCAGGACCGTTCCGACTTCATTGTTGGCCCACATCGCCGACACCAGGGCGACGTCGTCGGCCCGGCCGTCGTCCAATTCCTCGCGTAGCGCCTCCGGTGACACCGACCCGTCGGCGTGGGTGGGCAGCCAGGTGATCTCGGCGCCCTCGTGTTCGGCGAGCCAGCCCACCGCATCCAGCACGGCGTGGTGCTCGACCTCGGTGGTGATGATCCGGCGCCGCTGCGCATCGGCGTCGCGGCGCGCCCAGTAGATGCCCTTGACGGCCAGGTTGTCGCCGTCGGTGCCGCCGGAGGTGAACACCACCTCAGACGGGCGCGCACCCAGCCGTGCGGCGATGGACTCCCGGGACTCCTCCATCCGGCGGCGCGCGGCGCGGCCGGCGGCGTGCAGCGAAGAGGCGTTTCCGACAGTGCCCAGCACAGCTGCCATCGCCTCGATGGCCTGCGGGTGCATCGGGGTGGTGGCTGCGTGATCCAGATAGACCATGACCTGCCCAGGATACCGGGCACCTGCGGCTGCCCCGGCGCTGCGGCGGGCGGCCGCGCTGCTCAACAGGCGATGCGGACTCGTCGGCGCGGCCGCACCCGCCAGCCCGCCGCCGCCTGGCAACGAGCGGCGAGCTCACGCCGATCCGTTCCTGGCAACTGCAAGGCCGCGACATGCACCTGCGCGATGGTGCGGCGCGCGGTGATCAGACGCCGCATCGAAGCCAGCAGGCTGTCGTCTCCGACAAACGCCGGCACGGTCGACGGCGCCCCGTCCGGGTGGTGATAGGTGAGCTGCAAGGGCTGCACCGGGCGACCCGCATCCACGGCGGCCTGGAACATCGCCGGATAGAACCGGCCGTGGGCCCGTCCGCACCAGGTGGTGCCCTCCGGGAACGCCACGACCGTGCGACCGGCCCGCAATCGGGCCGCCACCGTCTCCACCACCACCGGCAACCCACGCAGACTGTCTCGTTCGATGGGGATGATCCGCATCAGGCGGGCCAGCGCTCCGATGCCGGGCCAGCTGATCAAATCGGCGCGCGCCACGAACGTGCCCGGCGACACCGCACCGATGACGAACACGTCCAGCCAGGACACGTGCGGGCTGACCACCAACATGCCGCGCAGGTTGCGTACCGGCCCGCCGGTCGTCGTCACCCGCACCCCGAAGCAGCGCAGCACCACCCGGCAGGCGCCGCGCTGCAGCTGGACACGGCCTGGAATCGGCACCGCCAGCAGTGGCAGCAGCGGCGCCAGCAGCACCACCAGCGCCAGTCGCAGCGCCACCACACCCGGGAAGGGCCGCTCACTGCCGCTGCGGACGCATCGCGGCGTGCAGACGGCCCGGGGCGCCCACGCGTTCACAGCCGTTTGGTTCACGCGTGTGCAGCAGTGTCGGCAGCCTCAGGAGCTCCCGCCACCACCGACGCCGCGGACACCGACCGCAGTCGGCGCAGGTAGCGAGTGTCGGCCTCGCTGCGGCGCAGCAGAGCCGGAAAGTCCCCCACCCCGAAGGCCGGGTCGTGGGCCGGCTCGCCGCAGACCCGCGCGCCCAGGCGCAGGTAGCCCCGCAGCAGCGGTGGCATGGTGGGGCGTGTCGGCGGCGCGATCTCGTCGAGGCCCTTGCCGTCGACCACCACCGGCCGATACGGAGTCACCTGGTACGGAGAGGCGTGCCGGCGCCGCACGAAGTCGCGGATGCCCCGGATCTGGCTACCGGGGGCGCCCTCGCCGCACACCGGCACCGAGACGCAGCCGGTGATGTAGTCGTACTGGTAGCGGTCCAGGTAAGCCAGGATTCCGGCCCACATCAGCAGCACGACCGCACCGTTGCGGTGGCCCGGGCGGACCACCGCGCGGCCCATCTCGACCAGCGACGGCCGCAGCGGGTCCAGCGCGGTGACATCGAATTCCATTGCGCTGTAAAGGCCTCCGGCGGCGATAGCGCCGGTGGGAGGAAGCATGCGGTAGCAGCCGACCAGCCCTCCGGAGTCATCGTCGCGCACCAGCAGGTGGTCGCAGTATTCGTCGAAATGGTCGGCGTCCAGGCCGGGGCGGCCGGTGCCGGTGTCGGTCAGGGTAAAGCCCGGCTCGGTGCTGAAGACCTCGAATCGCATCCGCTGCGCGGCTTCGATCATGGCGGCGTCGGTGGACAACAGCAGCGAGTAGCGGGGGTTGTCGGTCCCGGAAGCGGGAGAATCGGTGGCGGGCTCAGGGGCGATGAGAACAGAACCAGTGCTCACACTCGCCACGCTCGCGCAGCCAGGCAGCGACGAGGCAATCACGGCATGACATGTCGGTGCACGCTTGGTGACGAATTGTCGCGGCGCTCATCGGCGCGAACAGACACAGAGTCGCATTCAAACTGCTCGCGTCGTGCGATTCTGTGACTGCTCGCTGCGAGATCAGGCGGCGACTCCGCCACCGTCGGCATGCAGGGTTGATCCGGTGATGAAGCTGGACCGCGGCGAAGCCAGAAACAGCACAGCCTCAGCGATCTCGCTGGCACGCGCGGTGCGCCCGAGCGGAAGGGCCCGACCCAGTTCGTCGTTGACGTCGCCCCATTCGGCGACGACCCCCTCGGTGGCGGTCGGTCCCGGGGCCACACTGTTGACGCGTACTCCATGCGGGCCGAATTCAGCAGCCCAGGTGCGCGTCAGCGACTCCAACGCGGCTTTGGAGGCGCTGTAACTCGACGCACCGGGAACACCCTTGAAAGCGACCATGCTGGTGACGTTGACGATGCTGCCGCGCCCGCGCCGCAACATGCCCGGCGCCAAGGCGGCGACCAGGAAGTAGGCGCCGCGCACGTTGGTGTCGAACGTCGACTCGAACGACGCCACATCCTGTTCCACGGTCAGCGCGCCGGGGAAACTGGCCGCGTTGTTCACCACGATGTCCAGGCCGTCGCCGCATTGCCGCACCAAGGATTTCACCGACTCGAGGTCGGCGAGATCCGCTGCCACGAATCGCACTGCGCCGCCGAGTTCGGCGACCGCGGCCGCACCGCGCTGTGCCGAGCGGCCGGTGATGATCACCTCGGCACCGTGCCGCGCCAGCAGTCGCGCCGATTCGAGTCCGATGCCCGCGGTCCCACCTGTCACCAGCGCCGTCTGACCCGCCAGCTCGTTCATTGCGCCGCCTGCCAATCGGCCAGCCGGGTGGTCGCCAGGGTCGCGCCGTCGCCGGTGACCAGGCCGGTGGCGCCGATCTTGGTGCCGAAGTAGAGCGCGGCGGGGTCGACGACGATCGGAAGGTCCTCGCCTCGATGGGCCAGCACCAGAGCGGCCAGTTCGGCGAAGGTCAGCTTCTGCGGGCCACCGATGTCGATGATCCCGTCGACGGGCGCGGCCTGAGCGGCGCGCGCCATTTCGGCGGCCACCTCGGCACCGGCGATCGGCTGAATCAGGCCTTCGGGGGCCCGGACTTCGCCGTCGACCGTGATCGACGCAACGATGCCGTCGGCGAACTCGTGGAACTGAGTGGCACGCACGATGGTGTAGGGCAATCCGGAATCGGCGATGATCCGTTCCTGGGCGACCTTGGCGCGCATGTAGCCACTGTCGGGCAGGCCATCGGCGTTCACGATGGACAGCACGACGTAGTGGCCGACGTCAGCTGCTTTGGCCGCGGCCACCAGGTTGGTGGTGGACTTGGTGAAGAACTCCAGCACCGGGCCGTCGGCGAAATCCGGTGAGTTGACCACGTCGACCAGCACGTCAGCGCTCGACAGGGCGTCGGCCAGGCCGTCGCCGGTCAGCACGTCGACACCCGTACTGCGAGCAGCGGCCACGGTCTCATGGCCGGCGGCGCGCAGCAGCTCGACGACCTTGGTACCGATCTGCCCGCTGGCACCCATCACAGTGATCTTCATCCTCGACACACCCTCTCTGCTGAGCACGATTGCGATACCTCGACCCTGGCATCGCACCGCCCGTGGGGAAACCCCGGAAAGTCCGTAGTCTGCTCCCCGGTCAGGGGCCAACGGAGGTGTCGCGCAACTCCCGGCGCGAGCGGATCCCGAGCTTGGCGAAGACCTTGCGCAGATGCCATTCGACGGTGTGGGCACTGATGAACAACTGCGCCGCGATCTCGACATTGGTCAGGCCGGCCCCGGCCAGCTCGGCGATCTGCTGCTCCTGTGGTGTCATGACGTCACCGGCGGCCGCGGGCCTGCTGCTGACCTTGTCCCCGATCGCCTGCAGTTCCCGACGGCTGCGCTGCACGAAGGCCTGTGCCCCGAAACCGGTGAACATCTCGTGGGCGGTGCGCAGCTGCTGGCGCGCGTCGCCACGTCGCTTCTCCCGGCGAAGCCATTCCCCGTACACCAGATGCGCGCGAGCCAGGTCCACGGCGATCCGGGTGCGCCCCAGCCGCTCGACGGCCTCGATGTAGTGGTCTTCGGCGACTGGTTCGTCGCACAGCAGCGCACGCGAGCGGGCCAGCACACCCAGCCCCCAGTCCGTTCCGCTGACTGTGGTGCGTTCCTCCAGCTGGGCCAGCGCCTCGGCGGCCAACGGCCGCTCACCGCCGCGCACCCCGGCCTCCACCAGTTCGGCCAGGTTCATCCCGTAGATACCGAGATCTTCGTAGTCCAGCACGCCGCGCAGCCGCTCGCATGCCGACTGGTAGCGGCCCAGGCCGTTGTAGAGCACGGCGGAGGCGTAGCCGATCAGTGCGCGGATGCGTCCCTCGCCACGGGCGGCTCCGCTGCGTGCCGCGGCGTCGATCAGCACGGCCGCCTCGGATTCCTCGCCGATCCAGGCCGCCAAGGCCAGCGCGTGATAGCGCACCGGTGTCTGACCGGCCGCCGCGCTCAGTGCGTCGGCGTCGGCGATCAGCGCGCGCGCCGCCGCGAACTCACCCGCCTGCACGTGCACCCCGGCCCGGGTCGTCAACGCGATCGGCAGCATGGCCAGCGCACCGGTGTCGGTCGCGACCCGCACGGCGTCAGTGGCGATCCGATGCCAGGCCTCGTCGTCCCAGACATCGTGCACCGCGGCTTCGTAGCCGATCGGAAATGCCTGCCACGACCAGGTGTTCGGTGTGAGTGCGGCAATCGCAGCACGCAACGGCTCCACGCCGGCTTGCGGACCGGCGCTGATACGGGTGGTCAACGCAAGCAGCAGCAGGTCGGCCGGCCGGTTCGGGGCCGTCCGCACACCCGCTGCCAGCGCTGCCGCGGTGTGCTGGCGCACCTGCGCTCCGAACGCCCGGCCCGCATACATCGCCGAGCTGACCGCTTCCAGCAGGGCCTGCTGCGCCATCACCGGATCAATGGATTCTAAATGACTTGCTGCGCTGAAGAATTGGTGAACCGACTCAAGAATAGTGGCGGCGTTGCCGCTGCCGCGGCCGCGGGTGAATGCCAACTGTGCTCGCATCCGGGCCAACCGGGCACGCTGCAGCTCGTCGAGCGGCGCCAGCTCGGCAGTGCCCAGCAGTGCTTCCGCCGCCTCCATTTCAGCCACTGCCCGCTTGGCTTCGGCGGCATCGAGCGCACGGGCTCCGCGCCGCAGCGGATCGGGGGTCAGTTCAGTGGCGCGGGCCAAAAACGCTGCTGCCGCGGCGGTTCCACCCCGCAACGCAGCCCGGTCAGCGGAGCGTTCCAGCTCCACGGCGACCGATTCGTCCGGCCCGGCCGCCGCATGGGCGCGGTGCCACGCCCGTCGATCGGGGTCGTGCGCCGGGTCGGTGGCCTGCGCCAGGGCGCGGTGGGCATCCCGGCGGTCCTCCAGGCTCGCCGCGCGGTAGATGGCTGAGCGCACCAGTGGATGGCGGAACCGCACCCGTGCGCCCACCTCGATCAGGCCAGCCTCCTCTGCCGGGGCCAGGGCCGTAATCGTCAGGCCCAGCACACCGGCCGCACGCAGCAGCAGCGCCGCGTCCCCCACCGGCTCGGCGGCGGCCAGCAGCAAGAACCGTTGGGCGGCGTCGGGCAACGCCTGCACACGGGTCAGGTAATGGCGTTCGATCTGGCCCGCCACCGGCACCACGTCGGGGCGGTAGTAGCCGCCGGCCAGCTCGGCCGCCGACAGCCCCCGCGGAAGTTCCAGCAGCGCCAGTGGGTTGCCGTGGGTCTCGGCGACGATCCGGTCGGCGACCTGGGGGTCGATCCGGCCCGGCAGCGCCGATTCCAGCACGGCGCGCGCGTCGGAGTCGGCCAGGCCACGCAGCATCAGCCTCGGCAGCCCGGTCAGGCCCTCGACGGGCCCGCGCAGGGCGCACACCAGCGCGATGGGTTCGGCCCGCAGTCGCCGCGCCACAAACCCCAGCGTCTGAGCCGAAACCCGATCGAGCCACTGGGCGTCGTCGACCAGACACAGGACCGGCCGGCGGGCGGCGATCCCGGCCAGCAGCCCCAACACCGCCAACCCGACCAGAAAGCGGTCGGGTGCGGACCCGCTGCTCATCCCGAACGCGATGGCCAGCGCATCGCGCTGCGGTTCGGGCAGGAGGTCGATTTCGTCGGCCGCGGGTGCACACAGCTGTTGCAGCCCGGCGAATGCCAGCTCCATGTCGGACTCCACGCCGGCCGCCCGGATCACGAGAAAGTCCGTCGCGGATTCGGCCAGGTGGTCCAGCAGCACTGTCTTGCCGATCCCGGCCTCGCCGCGCAACACCAGCACCTGAGGGCGACCCCCACGGGCGGCGGCGAGGGTCTCCCGCAATTGCTCACACTCGGCATCACGGCCCCGCAAAGACGACAAAACCCCCGACACGCCAGGCGTGCGGGGGCTTTGACGACTACTCACGCAGGTGAGGTTTTATCTAACCCTTGCGGGCCTTGATCGCCTCGGTCAGCTGCGGGGCGACCTTGAACAGGTCGCCGACGATGCCGTAGTCGGCGATCTCGAAGATCGGCGCTTCCTCGTCCTTGTTGACCACGACGATGGTCTTGGACGTCTGCATGCCGGCCCGGTGCTGGATCGCGCCGGAGATGCCCAGGGCGATGTACAGCTGCGGCGACACGGTCTTGCCGGTCTGGCCGATCTGGAACTGACCCGGGTAGTAGCCCGAGTCCACCGCGGCACGCGATGCGCCGACGGCCGCACCGAGCGAGTCGGCCAGCTCCTCGACCACCGAGAAGCTCTCGGCGCTGCCGACACCGCGACCACCGGACACCACGATGGGGGCCTCGGTGAGCTCCGGACGGTCACCGGCCACGGCCGGCTGACGCGAGGTGATCTTGGTGGCGTTCTCGGCGGCGGCGGGCACCTCGACGGTGACCTGCTCTCCCGCACCGGCGGCCGGCGCGGGCTCCACCGCACCCGCACGGACGGTGATGACCGGGAGCTCCCCGGTGGGCTCGGCCTCGACGGTGTAGGCACCACCGAAGATGGAGTGCACCACCTTGGCGCCCGCCTTGACCTCGACCACGTCGACCAGCAGACCGGAGCCGATCCGGGCCGCCAAGCGGCCGGCGACCTCTTTGCCGTCGGCGGTGGCAGCGATCAGCACCGCGGCCGGAGCGGCCGTCTCGGCCAGCCCGGCCAGCACGTCAACGACCGGGGTGATCAGGTAGCCGTCCACGACGTCGGACTCGGCCACGTAGATCTTGGCGGCGCCGGCCTCCTTCAGGCCGTCCACCAGCGGGGCGGCAGTGCCGGGGGCACCGACGACGACCGCGGACGGCTCGCCGAGCTCACGCGCGGCGGTGATCAGTTCGGAGCTGACCTTCTTCAGCGCTCCATCGGCGTGCTCAACGAGCACAAGTACTTCAGCCATGTCTATTTTCTTCCGTCTTCGCTAGGTCCGGGGATCGCTTAGATGATCTTCTGGGCAACCAGGTACCCGGCGATCTTGGTGCCGCCATCGCCCTCGTCGGTCACCTTCTCGCCCGCGGTCTTCGGCGGCTTCGGAGTCGAAGCAGTCACCTTGGTACCGGCGTTGGCGACACCAACCTCGTCGGCCTCGACGCCGATCTCGGCCAGGCTGAGCACGGTGACTTCCTTCTTCTTGGCGGCCATGATGCCCTTGAAGGACGGGAAGCGCGGCTCGTTGATCTTCTCGTTGACGCTCACCACGGCCGGCAGCGAGGCCTCCAGGGTGAACACGCCCTCGTCGGTCTCCCGCTCGCCGGTGACCTTGCCGCCCTCGACGGTCAGCTTGCGCAGGTGGGTCAGCTGCGGCAGACCCAGGTACTCGGCGATGATCGCCGGAACCGCGCCGCCGACACCGTCGGTCGACTCGTTGCCGGCGATGACCAGCTCGGTGCCCTCGATGGCGCCCAGCGCGCGCGCCAGCGCCCAACCGGTCTGGACGACATCGGAACCCTTCATGCCGTCGTCGAGGATGTGCACGGCCTTGTCAGCCCCCATCGACAGCGCCTTGCGGATCGCCTCGGTGGCCCGCTCCGGGCCGGCGGTCAGCACGGTGACGGTGCCTTCGGCGCCTTCCTTCTCCCGGATCTGCAGAGCCTCTTCGACGGCCCGCTCGTTGATCTCATCGAGCACGGCGTCGGCAGCCTCACGGTCCAGCGTGAAGTCACCGTCGGTGAGCTTGCGCTCCGACCAGGTGTCTGGGACCTGTTTGATCAGGACCACGATGTTCGTCATGAGTGTGGTTCGTCCTCCTCGAAGGGGTCCTGCAGCAGCGGGCCGCAAGACTGGGTAGCGATTCACGCAGCCGCACGAGAATGTTACTCACCGGTAACTTAATGCGGTTCGCGTGTACAGCGTAGCGGGTCGTGATAATGCCATGTGGGGTAGCCGGTTCATGGACCGCGCCCTTCGCGTTAGCCTGCCTGTGCGATGAAATCTACGAATGCCGCCGGAGACTCCACCGGCACGCCGCCCAGCGACAGCACGCTGACGCTGACCGGGGAGCGCACCATCCCCGGACTGGACGTCGAGAACTACTGGTTCCGACGGCACGAGGTGGTCTACCAGCAGCTGGCGCCGCGCTGTAGCGGCCGCGACGTCCTGGAGGCCGGGTTTGGCGAGGGCTACGGCGCCGACCTGATCGCGCGCGTGGCCCAGCGGGTGATCGGCGTGGATTACGACGACGCGGCGGTGGCCCACGTGCGAGCCCGCTACCCGCGCGTCGAAGCCGTCCAGGGAAACCTCGCCGACTTGCCGCTGCCCGACGCGGCCGTGGACGTGGTGGTCAACTTCCAGGTCATCGAGCACCTCTGGGACCAGGGGCAGTTCATCGCCGAATGCGCCCGCGTGCTGCGGCCCGGCGGGTTGCTGATGGTGTCCACTCCCAACCGGATCACGTTCTCCCCCGGCCGTGACACTCCGATCAACCCGTTTCACACCCGCGAACTCAATGCCGCCGAGCTCACCGAACTGCTGATCGAGGGCGGTTTCGAAATCGATGGGGTCTACGGAGTTTTTCATGGGCCCGCGCTGCGGGCGATGGACGCCCGACACGGCGGCTCGATCATCGACGCCCAGATCGCGCGGGCGGTCGCCGACGCGCCCTGGCCGGCCGACTTGTTGGCCGATGTCGCCGGCGTCACCAGCGACGACTTCGACATCCTCGAAGCCACGCAGCGCAACATCGACGACAGCCTGGATCTGGTGGCGATCGCGGTGCGCCGGTGACCGAAGAAGCCAGCGGCTCGGTACCGGGCCTGTTCACCCTGGTGCTGCACACCCACCTGCCCTGGCTGGCGCACCACGGCCGCTGGCCCGTCGGCGAAGAGTGGCTCTACCAATCTTGGTCGGCGGCGTATCTGCCGCTGGTGCGGGTGCTGCGCACGCTG is a window from the Mycobacterium sp. SVM_VP21 genome containing:
- a CDS encoding SDR family oxidoreductase gives rise to the protein MKITVMGASGQIGTKVVELLRAAGHETVAAARSTGVDVLTGDGLADALSSADVLVDVVNSPDFADGPVLEFFTKSTTNLVAAAKAADVGHYVVLSIVNADGLPDSGYMRAKVAQERIIADSGLPYTIVRATQFHEFADGIVASITVDGEVRAPEGLIQPIAGAEVAAEMARAAQAAPVDGIIDIGGPQKLTFAELAALVLAHRGEDLPIVVDPAALYFGTKIGATGLVTGDGATLATTRLADWQAAQ
- a CDS encoding LuxR C-terminal-related transcriptional regulator; translated protein: MRETLAAARGGRPQVLVLRGEAGIGKTVLLDHLAESATDFLVIRAAGVESDMELAFAGLQQLCAPAADEIDLLPEPQRDALAIAFGMSSGSAPDRFLVGLAVLGLLAGIAARRPVLCLVDDAQWLDRVSAQTLGFVARRLRAEPIALVCALRGPVEGLTGLPRLMLRGLADSDARAVLESALPGRIDPQVADRIVAETHGNPLALLELPRGLSAAELAGGYYRPDVVPVAGQIERHYLTRVQALPDAAQRFLLLAAAEPVGDAALLLRAAGVLGLTITALAPAEEAGLIEVGARVRFRHPLVRSAIYRAASLEDRRDAHRALAQATDPAHDPDRRAWHRAHAAAGPDESVAVELERSADRAALRGGTAAAAAFLARATELTPDPLRRGARALDAAEAKRAVAEMEAAEALLGTAELAPLDELQRARLARMRAQLAFTRGRGSGNAATILESVHQFFSAASHLESIDPVMAQQALLEAVSSAMYAGRAFGAQVRQHTAAALAAGVRTAPNRPADLLLLALTTRISAGPQAGVEPLRAAIAALTPNTWSWQAFPIGYEAAVHDVWDDEAWHRIATDAVRVATDTGALAMLPIALTTRAGVHVQAGEFAAARALIADADALSAAAGQTPVRYHALALAAWIGEESEAAVLIDAAARSGAARGEGRIRALIGYASAVLYNGLGRYQSACERLRGVLDYEDLGIYGMNLAELVEAGVRGGERPLAAEALAQLEERTTVSGTDWGLGVLARSRALLCDEPVAEDHYIEAVERLGRTRIAVDLARAHLVYGEWLRREKRRGDARQQLRTAHEMFTGFGAQAFVQRSRRELQAIGDKVSSRPAAAGDVMTPQEQQIAELAGAGLTNVEIAAQLFISAHTVEWHLRKVFAKLGIRSRRELRDTSVGP
- a CDS encoding electron transfer flavoprotein subunit beta/FixA family protein, which gives rise to MTNIVVLIKQVPDTWSERKLTDGDFTLDREAADAVLDEINERAVEEALQIREKEGAEGTVTVLTAGPERATEAIRKALSMGADKAVHILDDGMKGSDVVQTGWALARALGAIEGTELVIAGNESTDGVGGAVPAIIAEYLGLPQLTHLRKLTVEGGKVTGERETDEGVFTLEASLPAVVSVNEKINEPRFPSFKGIMAAKKKEVTVLSLAEIGVEADEVGVANAGTKVTASTPKPPKTAGEKVTDEGDGGTKIAGYLVAQKII
- a CDS encoding class I SAM-dependent methyltransferase, producing MKSTNAAGDSTGTPPSDSTLTLTGERTIPGLDVENYWFRRHEVVYQQLAPRCSGRDVLEAGFGEGYGADLIARVAQRVIGVDYDDAAVAHVRARYPRVEAVQGNLADLPLPDAAVDVVVNFQVIEHLWDQGQFIAECARVLRPGGLLMVSTPNRITFSPGRDTPINPFHTRELNAAELTELLIEGGFEIDGVYGVFHGPALRAMDARHGGSIIDAQIARAVADAPWPADLLADVAGVTSDDFDILEATQRNIDDSLDLVAIAVRR
- a CDS encoding cysteine desulfurase, encoding MVYLDHAATTPMHPQAIEAMAAVLGTVGNASSLHAAGRAARRRMEESRESIAARLGARPSEVVFTSGGTDGDNLAVKGIYWARRDADAQRRRIITTEVEHHAVLDAVGWLAEHEGAEITWLPTHADGSVSPEALREELDDGRADDVALVSAMWANNEVGTVLPVAELAAIATQFGVPMHSDAVQAVGQLPVDFGASGLSALSLTAHKFGGPCGTGALLIRRDVTCVPLTHGGGQERDIRSGTADVAGAVGMAAALQVAVDSLEATADRVAGLRDRLIDGVLARIDDTRVNGSRTQRLPGNAHFTFAGCEGDSLLMLLDANGIECSTGSACTAGVPQPSHVLTAMGADPVAARGSLRLSLGHTSVDGDVDAVLAVLPGAVDRARQAMLAAAGVSAMRVAR
- a CDS encoding GNAT family N-acetyltransferase, with translation MSTGSVLIAPEPATDSPASGTDNPRYSLLLSTDAAMIEAAQRMRFEVFSTEPGFTLTDTGTGRPGLDADHFDEYCDHLLVRDDDSGGLVGCYRMLPPTGAIAAGGLYSAMEFDVTALDPLRPSLVEMGRAVVRPGHRNGAVVLLMWAGILAYLDRYQYDYITGCVSVPVCGEGAPGSQIRGIRDFVRRRHASPYQVTPYRPVVVDGKGLDEIAPPTRPTMPPLLRGYLRLGARVCGEPAHDPAFGVGDFPALLRRSEADTRYLRRLRSVSAASVVAGAPEAADTAAHA
- a CDS encoding 1-acyl-sn-glycerol-3-phosphate acyltransferase, with the translated sequence MNAWAPRAVCTPRCVRSGSERPFPGVVALRLALVVLLAPLLPLLAVPIPGRVQLQRGACRVVLRCFGVRVTTTGGPVRNLRGMLVVSPHVSWLDVFVIGAVSPGTFVARADLISWPGIGALARLMRIIPIERDSLRGLPVVVETVAARLRAGRTVVAFPEGTTWCGRAHGRFYPAMFQAAVDAGRPVQPLQLTYHHPDGAPSTVPAFVGDDSLLASMRRLITARRTIAQVHVAALQLPGTDRRELAARCQAAAGWRVRPRRRVRIAC
- a CDS encoding electron transfer flavoprotein subunit alpha/FixB family protein, producing MAEVLVLVEHADGALKKVSSELITAARELGEPSAVVVGAPGTAAPLVDGLKEAGAAKIYVAESDVVDGYLITPVVDVLAGLAETAAPAAVLIAATADGKEVAGRLAARIGSGLLVDVVEVKAGAKVVHSIFGGAYTVEAEPTGELPVITVRAGAVEPAPAAGAGEQVTVEVPAAAENATKITSRQPAVAGDRPELTEAPIVVSGGRGVGSAESFSVVEELADSLGAAVGASRAAVDSGYYPGQFQIGQTGKTVSPQLYIALGISGAIQHRAGMQTSKTIVVVNKDEEAPIFEIADYGIVGDLFKVAPQLTEAIKARKG
- the mnmA gene encoding tRNA 2-thiouridine(34) synthase MnmA, with amino-acid sequence MKVVAAMSGGVDSSVAAARMVDAGHEVVGVHLALSRNPGTLRTGSRGCCSREDSDDARRVADVLGIPFYVWDFSEQFKDEVIDDFVESYARGETPNPCMRCNEKIKFSAVAARALALGFDMVATGHYARLADGRLRRAVDADKDQSYVLAVLSAEQLRHAAFPIGDTPKPQIRAEAAERGLAVASKPDSHDICFIPTGDTRTFLGGHIGVRPGAVVDTGGSVLAEHDGVHGFTIGQRKGLGIAGPGPDGQPRYVTGIDAATGTVTVGSAADLNVVELTGRAPVFTSGQPWRGPVECEVQVRAHGETVGAVAELVGDMLQVRLREPLRGVARGQTLACYRPDAHGDEVIASATIAATARSVSP
- a CDS encoding SDR family oxidoreductase; the encoded protein is MNELAGQTALVTGGTAGIGLESARLLARHGAEVIITGRSAQRGAAAVAELGGAVRFVAADLADLESVKSLVRQCGDGLDIVVNNAASFPGALTVEQDVASFESTFDTNVRGAYFLVAALAPGMLRRGRGSIVNVTSMVAFKGVPGASSYSASKAALESLTRTWAAEFGPHGVRVNSVAPGPTATEGVVAEWGDVNDELGRALPLGRTARASEIAEAVLFLASPRSSFITGSTLHADGGGVAA